A genomic window from Sulfurimonas sp. hsl 1-7 includes:
- a CDS encoding SO_0444 family Cu/Zn efflux transporter, translating into MEFLTLFFNTLFDLSNEMAPYILFGLIFAGILHEMVPDTIVKNHLGNNSFFSVIKAALFGIPLPVCSCGVIPLAAGLKKSGASNGSVLSFLISTPITGVDSILATYGMFGWAFTIYRVITSVIISIIAGVIANFYTKKEIAKQETLESESCCSSGSCCSSSSCSSEGKKFSFKGVFRYAFVTLLGDISSPLLIGLLLGALITVAIPENLSEILLTYSWLSYIIVILIAVPMYVCATASLPIAAGLMLAGVSPGAAFVFLSAGPATNTVTIGVVKEMLGKTTLAIYLGTIVVGSVVFGIGLDYILEGVDIKEMIHLDEEAGIIEIGSSIVLWAFVLYFTFKPIITRKIAS; encoded by the coding sequence ATGGAGTTTCTCACACTGTTTTTTAATACACTATTTGATCTGAGTAATGAGATGGCTCCATACATTCTGTTTGGGCTTATATTTGCAGGGATTTTACACGAAATGGTACCCGATACCATAGTAAAAAATCATCTGGGGAATAACTCATTTTTTTCAGTGATTAAAGCGGCATTGTTTGGGATCCCGCTGCCAGTATGTTCATGCGGTGTTATCCCTTTGGCTGCAGGACTTAAAAAAAGCGGAGCAAGTAACGGCTCAGTACTTTCATTTTTGATCTCGACACCGATCACGGGAGTTGATTCTATTCTTGCGACTTACGGAATGTTTGGCTGGGCATTTACAATCTATAGAGTTATAACATCCGTTATTATCTCTATAATTGCCGGAGTTATAGCAAATTTCTATACAAAAAAAGAGATCGCAAAACAAGAAACTCTGGAGAGTGAGAGTTGTTGCAGCAGCGGGAGTTGCTGTTCCTCTTCATCTTGCAGCAGCGAGGGTAAAAAGTTTTCTTTTAAAGGTGTGTTTCGATATGCCTTTGTCACACTTTTAGGAGATATTTCATCACCATTATTGATAGGACTTTTATTAGGTGCTTTGATCACGGTAGCTATTCCTGAAAATCTGAGTGAGATACTACTTACATATTCTTGGCTCTCATACATCATAGTGATCTTAATCGCAGTCCCTATGTATGTTTGTGCAACTGCATCGCTTCCAATCGCAGCGGGGCTTATGTTAGCAGGTGTATCACCGGGTGCGGCATTTGTATTTTTAAGTGCAGGTCCAGCGACAAATACTGTGACAATCGGCGTAGTAAAAGAGATGCTGGGAAAAACAACGCTGGCTATCTATCTTGGAACCATAGTAGTAGGATCTGTAGTATTTGGAATCGGTTTAGATTATATTTTAGAGGGTGTAGATATTAAAGAGATGATCCATCTTGATGAAGAAGCGGGAATTATAGAGATAGGTTCTAGTATTGTGTTATGGGCTTTTGTATTGTATTTTACTTTTAAGCCCATAATCACGAGAAAAATAGCTAGTTAA
- a CDS encoding Crp/Fnr family transcriptional regulator codes for MDISVFDFYSKLEQPAKDFLKMRLHPVEAPADTLLFNQGDICDSVLFLTSGEIKLTKQTDEGEELLYTLQPGQQCIVNTASTLSQTPAIATATSTTEITGYILDMYSLQDLTKRSEPYMNYIFSIYTLDCKS; via the coding sequence ATGGATATATCGGTGTTCGATTTTTATAGCAAACTGGAGCAACCTGCCAAAGATTTTCTCAAAATGAGGCTCCATCCCGTTGAAGCACCGGCAGATACACTTCTGTTTAACCAGGGTGATATCTGTGACAGTGTTTTGTTTTTAACCTCCGGGGAGATAAAACTAACGAAACAAACAGATGAAGGAGAGGAACTGCTCTACACACTTCAACCGGGACAACAGTGTATTGTAAACACCGCTTCGACACTCTCTCAAACCCCTGCTATCGCAACTGCAACAAGTACAACAGAGATCACGGGATATATTTTAGATATGTACTCTTTGCAAGATTTGACAAAAAGAAGTGAGCCCTATATGAA